The Eleutherodactylus coqui strain aEleCoq1 chromosome 10, aEleCoq1.hap1, whole genome shotgun sequence genome contains the following window.
caccggtcacgcgatttgcggatgcgcatccgtcatgcgatccgcaaatcgcgcgaaaaaacgcccgtctgactaaggcctgagagtgTTGTGCAGCTGAGTAGCAAGTATTTTTTTGCTCACTTGACACGATCAGCTAATGAACAAGTGTTTGTCCGTTTGTTGTCTAATCATTGGTCCCTTTTCATAGCCTGGTATTGGGCAAACAAGAGTTTAGAGGAATGTTTGGGCCCAATAGTCACCCATGTAAAGAGGGTCATTAGGATAGGTTTCCATGCTACGGTACCACTTGCAGCCAAAAGCCCGTCCAGCCACAGTGGCCATTGACCGGAAGATTTTGCCAGTTAAAGGGCAGTATTTTGCAGCCATTGGCCACCACTGTTGGAAGGGTTTTGGGCCATATGCAGTTACCACAACATGGAAGCCCAGCCTTACAGATCATCTTCATTTTACAGTTAGAAGGTTCTCACCTGgccaggctctgattggctgcttgaaGTAGGCTAATCTCCGAAGACAAAGCCTCCCTGGCCTCCACCTCACTCTGAAGAGCATCACGCAGCTCAGACAACAAGGGATCCAAATGTGATTCCTGGAGGTATGAGGTATTATAGTATCATGCCTCAATGAGATCTTATTCAAGACAAGGCTGTAACATTGACGATTTATTGtttgacttttttaaataaaacatgaGGAGTTTATGCTTTATTTTACTGAAGTATCATATGCCATGAATAACCATAGAATTTACTAACTGTAAGGGTCAACTTTACTCACCAAGTTCTCCtcatggctcattttttgcaggtctGGATTTGATCTCAATCTACATGCACACGCATTTCTCAAGTTTCCCCATACATGCTCCCTGTCATCCTCTCTAGGAGGGACACATAAATTACATATGTAACTAATATTtcattttagaagagaaaaacattaTTTATTGAAGATTTACAGTAAAATAATAAGTGTTCATTAACCTCATACAGAAAGATCTCATTGTTCTTACCTGAATGTATAAGAGTAGCCAACAAATGGAAGGTTGACTCCAAGTGGGGAGCTGTCCCCAACATCTGATATGGTTTCCTAAGAAGAATGAACAGTGAACTTTATTTAGGACTTAGATGAGGGTCCAAAATAAGGAGACCCCACTACAAACTGAAAATTTAAACTACTGTATatgaaatggccactttattagagaccctggccctttcacgattggagctttcttgtatggaaattagacctgtaaccccggagtgcagcataaaatcaagtgacaagtttccgtggatcaatttcagtgtgaatccacatcagatggAAATTACTGTAATTTGAgttacttccaacaaggcctggtcattgtGGCTAGACTAGATTGGGCTAGGACTTCATTGCCAACCTTGTTGGGTTTACTCATGCAACAGTGTGGACAGTATACtgggaatggtgtgatcaagggaaAACATCACATgaaagggatcctgtggacagaaacaagatATCGACAAAacgggtcagaggaggatgtcaataaTTGTCTCTGATTAATAAGTGCTgcgcagtcaagcaaattgcatcaaaatacaatgctggtgctccaactaatgtttcTTAGCACAGCTGGGCTATAAcaacagacaaccagttccagcgccattgttgtctatgagaaacagaaagaggagactccagtgagcaaaagagcacaaaaattgtatcactgagtagtGGAACTAcatacctggtcagatgaatccagatttcttctGCCCCGTGCTgaagggaggtcagaatttggcgcaagcagcatgaattgatgaccccttcctgtcagctgatcagaacatgtcagcacctccatctaatttgtagaaactataagaagcttcctgtctacATGGGTCAATATTCATGCAGagtgatttcaacacctagtggaatctacactacCACAAATTGTTGCAATTCTGAAgttcaaaggaggtccaatgcactgctggatggggtctctaataaagttgccATTCAGTGTATGCTCTGTTTTTGTGATGCTTGGTTTAATGTGAAGCTTGACAGATAGTAAAAAGGTAAACTCAGTAATACGCAGCCAGTAATACATAAAGATACTCACTCCTCCCCCACTGATCATATCTAATAGTTGATCTTCTACAACATCAAAATTGGAAGTATCTGTGGCGCCCACGGACTCAGGAACAAAAGGTGGAGTGTATTCCCGCAGTCTTTCCCAGTCAATTTCAGCAAAGAGTGGATGAGTTTGGAAATCCTGGAGTCCACCAATACCCAGGCGGGATTCCCGATCACAAATTAGGGATGAGATGACGTCTAATGCCTCTGGTGATAGGTCATCCACTGAGGGGGGAAAGTTAAAGTGCTCCTAGAGAGGAAGTATAAGAGTCAATTGGACCTATCCAAGGTAGGAAATAACGTATAACCCATAATTTTGGCTAGGGCATCCAACAACTAGCATCAGAcccatatctaatttgtgttctGACCAAAGTACAAGACGGAATACAGAGAATGACATGGTCTATAGCAGAAATGCCCATAGAATGAATCCCATATGGAATCCTAGTACCTTTAGGTGTGTCAATATCTCATACCAGGATAAGCAAAGTATAATGGTGTCATGGCATACACAGACATAGCAAACACTAACTTGATATTTCACATGTTATGATAACTTAaaagctatggacacctttgggggacaatctttttatttaaatgtatgtattttgggctgacattcATTTTTGCAAATGTGTTTAATTAAAAAACGTTGCACCATTTGTCTTTTGCATCTTCAACATATCACTatgtatagaaactgcagtctagtCTTGGTAGGAGATCTATCAGTGAGGATGGACTAACGACTCAGTgttcctctgctctctcctcacctgcatcttcctatcagctaatttatgaccaaaaCAAAGTTTATTTTAACTAAAAAGtaaaggagagagcagagggaaactaaaCCATCAGTGAGCCATTGGCCATGGTGAGCACGGACCGAATATGGAAGTGTAAGGATGCCTCAGTCACCGTAAAacgaaggttaatcacagccatcgtcttcccgcttgcaacatatggctgtaagacatggacattgaggatagcagacagaagaaaaattgacgcttttgagctgtggtgttggaAAAAACTTCTACAAATCACTtggacagctagggtcaccaaTAAAGCTGTCCTGGACCGCATCAACCCAGATGTGTCCCTGGAAGGCAGGATCATGAGAcagagactgacttactttggacacgtgatgagggAGAAAAAGAGATACTACTTGGTCAGTGGTAAGAGGAAACAGGGAAGACAATAGACATGTTGGCTGGACATCATCAAAAAGGACacgggaatggacatcaggcaattgaaagcagccaTACAGAATAGAAAagcattaaataaaataaaataaaatatagtatagcgccaacttattccgcagcgctttcaggtaataattacttattaccccccactcattttaccgacctcggaaggatgcaaggctgagtcaaccttgagccggctacctgaatcatgcggggatcgaacttgcagccttcaggtggtaggcgagagcttacactctgcgccacacgaggctcatcatTAAGAATATTGGcttacagagtatccaagagttggACACGACTGAAGGGATAGAATTGGAATTTGGCAAAAGCCAAAAAATGGAAATTTTTAAATTCAACCCtagtgcaaaaatgattgtcagcccataatacatgcatttaagtggaaaGAAATTGCCCCCAAagatgtccatagcctttaactacaatgtactacaatgctggaTTATCACAAAGCGTGAATCATGTTAACAAGTGCCACATCTGTACACGTCAACTAGTAGATTAAGAAAATAAAGCAAGTTACAATCTAGAGCCATGATCTGCAACCTGTGGTTCTCCAGCTGTTagacaactacaactcccagcatgccctgacagcccCAGCTCAAGAAACCTGGCAGTAGGTGCTAAATTTCTCTGCAGCAACACCACAGggaaaataaagcattacacctTGACCATTAACACTGATGGGTTGTCTAAGCAATGTAggataggacaggtcctccagaggagatgaggatcctgaacagggATCTCCTTACTCAGAAATCCCTAGCAGggtaaatgacatttttttcttttttaaactggacaacctctttaaagtcgGCCCTGGAAAGGCACAAAGCAAAGTCTAATTTACCAGCAACTTCAGTTCACTTACTTTATAATGAAGAATCTTTCCATATGTTTCCACAACAGATTCGGCATAAAAGGGAGGGTGTCCAAAGAACATCTCATAGGCACAGGCCCCTATAGACCACCAATCACATTCAACACCATAAGACAAGGTAGGGTCTTCAAGGGCAAGAAGAATTTCAGGAGATAGGTAGTCAGGAGTTCCCACAGCAACAGAGCAGGACACCTTCAAGAAAAGTCACAAGTCTTCAATAAAATTTGGTATATTTGGGCAGCTTGGGGGAACTGTAGGTTGAACTCACCATGCCATCTTGCCGTAGTTTTAAACAAGAACCAAAATCACCTAGATGGATGTGTCCTGACCGGTTTAATAGCATGTTGTCTGGCTTTATATCTctgatgaagaaaaagaaaaagtcaaGGGTCAATTGATCATAATTTCTAGGTACATTCATCATAGCAAAAACGGTAAATTATTTGTACATCTCACCTGTGTATGTAGCCCAGAGAGTGGACAgaattaacagccatgatcatctCAGCCAGATAGAAGATCGCCATGTGTGGAGGAAAACCATCTGGGAACTTACTGAGCAAGGATAGAAGGTCACCTCCCACATAATAATCCATCACAAGGTACTAGGAAAAAGAAATTTTACTGGTCTTCAGTCAGTAACAGAAGATCTAGCTAATGAATAATTGTTCCTATGTCTTCAATTAAACATAGCCCAAAACCCATCAATTCATATATGACGTCAGTCACCCTTCCTTCAGTTCAGTCATACTCACAGAGACCAGTAAGCCGCACTTTAGGCTGATCTTCTGAAGAGTCTTTACAAGAGCTATAGTCTGTCTCATGAAGAGATTGCATCAAATTGCAGCAGCATGAGTGTATTCCCCCCATTTGTGGTTGGGGGATTGACCAACTGGTGCTGATGACATGACCGTCTCTGTTGACTGGAGGAAAGGCTTTGGCTATCAACTCATTCCAATTAAACAACCACAAAAGGTGGGGTGATACACTCAATGCCGCCGCTATCGGCTGCATTCTCTTCATGGAACAGACTATAGTAACTTTAGGAATAGAGGTCCTGAGCTCCCTGTTTTAATAAAGCGGTGGTCACACATGATAACAGGCATGGAGGGAAGAAAGTATCACCTAAAGTTCCTCGGATCCCTAGGAAAATCCTGAAACAGGTCCTTTAATCCATTACTGTCTGTTTATAGTACTGGAGTCTTTGTAAGACATAGAGGGACTTATTGACATAAGCTGATCCATgaagattttaaaggggttctgccaagttataactttatgattggtagggatctgaccactgggacccccaccaatcctgagaatgaaggggtcCAGTCAGTCcctaagtgaatggagcagaggtcacgCAGGCGCACcgctgctctattcacttcaatgacgaTGCCAGAGATTGTTGAATTGCTTGAACTCGGTAATCTCCGACTTTACCATTGAAGAAATGAAGCATCAGCGCACCTATGTGACCTCCACACCATTCACTGAGGGACCAACTAGATCCctgttggtgggggtcccagcagtctaaCTCTGACCAATCAtgaagtcatcccctatcctgtgggtaggatGTAACTTTAGAACTTGGCACAACACCTTTAAATGGATTGTCTCATCAGAAACAActcccttccacaattgacattgcggaaaggtcacctaacaaaaagcaggggtttaaaaaaataaatttgtacTGCACATATCTGAGGGCAAgctgtgtggaccatccacagtacagattatgaagacAAAATACAAGTAAGTGCGGACGCCAGTCGGGCACAGGTTTGGATTCCACACCTGGGGGTCCGCAAAGAATACCATAGATCTTAGCTTCTCATTCATAAGTATTATTTAGTTGGAGGTAATAGAAAAACCTGAATTAACTGCAGTCAAACCTGAAATTTGGGGGTTTGGTAGTGCTATTCACTTGAATTGAGGCAGAGtggcaataccaaacacagcccatggacaggtgtggcgctgttttttataaaaatgtgtttctaatcttttaaccctttccaatccactgtctgacgtctgaagacattctgattgaaggctgtacagctccgatgtcaaaagacgtccagcagggtattcttactgtatattactggccgctctgttgtcgggggcttctccagcatgtcccataccgcagtactggctttagccagcagatggcaccattgtataatggcagaaagagaaagccccctaggaaaacttgaatccaaaattggattgcaaagggttaagtcacCTGCATTTTTTAAGGAACAAGAGCTCAATACTCATCActttatgtctatttataatagAAACAAAAACTTACAAGATAGTTATCATCCTGAAAGGCAAAGTGCAATTGAGTTATCCATCGTGTGTCTCCATTCACCAGAACCTCTCGCTCTTCTCTAAAGCAGGCAACCTAGACGCAGAAAACAGAGATGAACAACATGTGATCTCTTCATTTTCTGTCCTTGGTCTATACTCAGCCCCGTTACTCCCCACACACCATCCCTCTATATGTCCTCTCGGCTCACATCTGATCTTTTTAGAAGGTCCCACTTGTTCATTATCTTCAGGGCGTAAACTTGAGCATTGCTTTTCTTCCGCACAACTGCAACCTGAAGGGAAGAGAAGACAAAACCatcaatatatacatacataacacGATATGTGATATCATCACTATGAGAACATTTCAGCAGACTGTAGAGTTGTCCCGGGTTGGGTGGTGGACCCGAGTTACAGTTTTGTATTAAAGCCAAGACTTTCGCGTTATAATTATTGAATAAAGTCCAATAAACATTTGCCAGGGATAAATGTCAGTTTTAAACCATTCATGCTCCTAGCAACAGGTATGCAGGTGGATCATTTATGGGTCATTAACCTTTGAGATTTTCAATTAAATAGTAACCATATAAGTCAATGTTTTACCCAGAGGCCCCTACCGTGATTTGCTCACTTGCATAATTGGCATTGAGGACTGGCATAAACTCTCCCTAACTTGTTGGAATGATGAGCTTTAGAAAAATGAAAGACATTCGTGGCACAGTGACTCCAGAGAAGCGGGGCAGTTTGACACAGAGAGGTGCAGAAGTGCCGCAGGAAAGGGGTTCCTGGGTTGTCAATCACTGGGGTTGGGATACAACATTTGTTTGCCCTTCACTGCTTTGCGCATGCTGGCTGTCCCTCTTGAAGGTCTAGGTAATGCGAGTGTGCAGGTCTATCCCCCTTCATGCAACCCAGCACAATCAGGTCtccttaaaaggaacctgtcatcacttatAAGTACCATAAATCATTATGGGCTTAATGGACCGGGACCAAGAACTCCAGAGATGTGCTCTTTTATACTTATCTAGCTCCCTATTTCGTTGTCGGGGCTGGAAACTGGGGCTCAGTCCATGTATCAGACTTATGTCTATAGTCAGTGCACACGCACATACACTGTACTATAGGGGAATCTGCATGCCTGACTGCAGAAATGAGTCTGATGCACAGACCGAGTGCCGGTTTCCAGGGCTGTTGGCGAGGGAACAGGGAGCCAGATAAGTAAATATAACTCTGGACTCCTCACCCTTTCCTTtaagcccataaacttagtttatgatgtttATAGGTGAAGACAAGTTCCCTATAACACCCCAAATACACACTAATGGTCAGTCATAGAAATCCGGGGATCTCCGTGAGGCCGGACAACACTCTAATGTGTATAGGGGCCACTCAACTTTCCCTCAACAGTTGATGTTGAAGGAAAAATGATTGGGtggttgaatttcaatgcctgatAATTTTGTTTGCCTGGGAGATAAGCCATCACCAGAACTGTTTggctgcagcttacctccctaCTTACAAACACTCAGCTGAGCCAAGTGTTTATGTGTATGGGGGGAGCTGAGGAAAACAGCTGTCAGTGGAATAATTGTTGAAAGTGTATAGGCACCTTTATAGTGTAACTGTGCTTTCCAAAAATTTTGACATAGggacatgttaaaagttttgatcactgggGTCCAGGTGCAGAGACCCGACTGATCACTAGAACAAAGTAACTGCTCACCAGCTGAAGCCAAGTCTTTAACTAGCTTAGTTGAGTACTTCAGCAACTTTGTTCTtgcgattggtgggggtctcagcagccgaACCCCAACAAATCAAAATATTTGATTTAGCAAAAGTTTTAGGAATGCACAGTTACACTTTAAGTTTCTCCAGCTATGGGTTACCTGTCCTTGGCTTGGAGGTTTAGGAAATAGGTTGTGGCCTTCTCCTTTAGAATATAGTTTGCATTACACttcactttttttcctttttcgggAGGTGGGGACTTTTGAGGCAAAAAAGCACAAGTTTGGGCTAAGAATGATAAATAAATAACTGTAGAGTTTGCAATGTAAACGCTCATTCGTAGAACAGGAGTGGTTTATTTGAACAGCCCTGTCCTGGGATTTCGTTAACGTAACCTTCTCTTTCTGATATAACTCACAGTATAAAAGTGTTAAATGTCCTAATAATCAACAGGTAATCGGAGTGAGGAAAATATCCCTTTATGCTTAGTGACACACAGTGAAGGGTCACTAGAACTCGTAATAGGAGACTTAGCAATTTACAAAAGAGCTAAGCCCTGTTCTGCCATTCCTTTTCCATCCTATTGTTTAGTAAGCTGGCAAACAGTGATGGTCGGTGATTGCACAAGCACAATCTAAGGACACATCTGGGATGTCATATACACTAACACTACAACTAAGTTTAAAGGATTATGCCACCTCTAAGATCTATGCCATCCAAAGGAGCATTCTAGAGGAGGTATAGATGTTGCAGTCACACTTAAGCCCTGACGGCTGAGAGGCCTATTTGCCCTGCTGCCACATTGTCTTATTAGAGACAATTTCAAGGATGTGCGTACCATAGAGGAAGACCATGCAACTGTTATGGGGCCCTTGGAAAGAGGGGCTCAAGTTCTGATTCACCACCCCTTTTGCTACTTGGTAACGAGAACATACACAGGACCTTCCTCCTGTGTATGAGGAACTGAATGGTTAGTAAACAAGGCGGTGGAGAATTGGCTCAAAGGTAATTTTAAATGGCCTAAAATGGGAAATAAACACAAGACCTGGGTGGCAAAACAGGTCACCATAATGGGGGTCCCAATTAAGATTTGGCCACTGGGCAACTCCTTTCAAAATGTAAGCAATGTAATCGCCACTGTACCCATTTCCATTATGCCAGGCACATGGCTGATTTTGCCAGGAAAAgccactgttaccatgcagggcggcgctgggtcccgcggccggcgcgcgccgcttcgagctcggcttcggcgtcccggagctgtgctgtcagggatctcccggcggcgtggagcagccagcgtgcagcagcgtggagcagccagcgtgctgcggcgtgggcgtgtccgcccgtagggtgccgcccgctctcatccacctcccttatgcaacagggggag
Protein-coding sequences here:
- the DMPK gene encoding myotonin-protein kinase isoform X1, which encodes MEHTLLPPALLNLDALLDLMLCVCHELVTSPLVTETHIADFLHWAEPFVQNIREQKMKRSDFDIIKVIGRGAFSEVAVVRKKSNAQVYALKIMNKWDLLKRSDVACFREEREVLVNGDTRWITQLHFAFQDDNYLYLVMDYYVGGDLLSLLSKFPDGFPPHMAIFYLAEMIMAVNSVHSLGYIHRDIKPDNMLLNRSGHIHLGDFGSCLKLRQDGMVSCSVAVGTPDYLSPEILLALEDPTLSYGVECDWWSIGACAYEMFFGHPPFYAESVVETYGKILHYKEHFNFPPSVDDLSPEALDVISSLICDRESRLGIGGLQDFQTHPLFAEIDWERLREYTPPFVPESVGATDTSNFDVVEDQLLDMISGGGETISDVGDSSPLGVNLPFVGYSYTFREDDREHVWGNLRNACACRLRSNPDLQKMSHEENLESHLDPLLSELRDALQSEVEAREALSSEISLLQAANQSLASRLYEADQLNSELQSKIRLLEQQLQHRDGVREEEEEREKYALPRGCETCKKKSEPTSRIRQLDSCIPSYCHPLVTPVHRHMLLFSRVLKPNSVWVGYLLHLSMWSSKWLVPPLF
- the DMPK gene encoding myotonin-protein kinase isoform X4, producing the protein MEHTLLPPALLNLDALLDLMLCVCHELVTSPLVTETHIADFLHWAEPFVQNIREQKMKRSDFDIIKVIGRGAFSEVAVVRKKSNAQVYALKIMNKWDLLKRSDVACFREEREVLVNGDTRWITQLHFAFQDDNYLYLVMDYYVGGDLLSLLSKFPDGFPPHMAIFYLAEMIMAVNSVHSLGYIHRDIKPDNMLLNRSGHIHLGDFGSCLKLRQDGMVSCSVAVGTPDYLSPEILLALEDPTLSYGVECDWWSIGACAYEMFFGHPPFYAESVVETYGKILHYKEHFNFPPSVDDLSPEALDVISSLICDRESRLGIGGLQDFQTHPLFAEIDWERLREYTPPFVPESVGATDTSNFDVVEDQLLDMISGGGETISDVGDSSPLGVNLPFVGYSYTFREDDREHVWGNLRNACACRLRSNPDLQKMSHEENLESHLDPLLSELRDALQSEVEAREALSSEISLLQAANQSLASRLYEADQLNSELQSKIRLLEQQLQHRDGVREEEEERAR
- the DMPK gene encoding myotonin-protein kinase isoform X3 → MEHTLLPPALLNLDALLDLMLCVCHELVTSPLVTETHIADFLHWAEPFVQNIREQKMKRSDFDIIKVIGRGAFSEVAVVRKKSNAQVYALKIMNKWDLLKRSDVACFREEREVLVNGDTRWITQLHFAFQDDNYLYLVMDYYVGGDLLSLLSKFPDGFPPHMAIFYLAEMIMAVNSVHSLGYIHRDIKPDNMLLNRSGHIHLGDFGSCLKLRQDGMVSCSVAVGTPDYLSPEILLALEDPTLSYGVECDWWSIGACAYEMFFGHPPFYAESVVETYGKILHYKEHFNFPPSVDDLSPEALDVISSLICDRESRLGIGGLQDFQTHPLFAEIDWERLREYTPPFVPESVGATDTSNFDVVEDQLLDMISGGGETISDVGDSSPLGVNLPFVGYSYTFREDDREHVWGNLRNACACRLRSNPDLQKMSHEENLESHLDPLLSELRDALQSEVEAREALSSEISLLQAANQSLASRLYEADQLNSELQSKIRLLEQQLQHRDGVREEEEERGT
- the DMPK gene encoding myotonin-protein kinase isoform X2 produces the protein MEHTLLPPALLNLDALLDLMLCVCHELVTSPLVTETHIADFLHWAEPFVQNIREQKMKRSDFDIIKVIGRGAFSEVAVVRKKSNAQVYALKIMNKWDLLKRSDVACFREEREVLVNGDTRWITQLHFAFQDDNYLYLVMDYYVGGDLLSLLSKFPDGFPPHMAIFYLAEMIMAVNSVHSLGYIHRDIKPDNMLLNRSGHIHLGDFGSCLKLRQDGMVSCSVAVGTPDYLSPEILLALEDPTLSYGVECDWWSIGACAYEMFFGHPPFYAESVVETYGKILHYKEHFNFPPSVDDLSPEALDVISSLICDRESRLGIGGLQDFQTHPLFAEIDWERLREYTPPFVPESVGATDTSNFDVVEDQLLDMISGGGETISDVGDSSPLGVNLPFVGYSYTFREDDREHVWGNLRNACACRLRSNPDLQKMSHEENLESHLDPLLSELRDALQSEVEAREALSSEISLLQAANQSLASRLYEADQLNSELQSKIRLLEQQLQHRDGVREEEEEREKYALPRGCETCKKKSEPTSRIRQIAVYLPIATP